From the Acidimicrobiales bacterium genome, one window contains:
- a CDS encoding nitroreductase family protein, whose translation MTSQTAAGSPFELAQTDLLLSTTRAVRKRLDLDRPVGREVLLECIRLSQQAPTPSNSQTWRWLIVTDAAKRKVLADIYRQVGMGYLKAAAGNITDGDIQTHHVYESALWLAENLERVPVHVIPCLQGRLPEGAPSMMWCSMLGGIFPAVWSFQLALRSRGLGSVLTTLHLGGEKEAAEMLGVPDDVMQVALLPVAYTKGTEFKVAARPAVEGIVHWDSWSA comes from the coding sequence GTGACTTCCCAGACCGCCGCCGGGTCGCCGTTCGAGCTGGCCCAGACCGACCTCCTGCTGTCCACGACCCGGGCGGTGCGCAAGCGCCTCGACCTCGACCGCCCCGTCGGGCGCGAGGTGCTGCTCGAGTGCATCCGCCTGTCCCAGCAGGCGCCGACCCCGTCGAACTCGCAGACCTGGCGCTGGCTGATCGTCACCGACGCCGCCAAGCGCAAGGTCCTGGCCGACATCTACCGCCAGGTCGGGATGGGATACCTGAAGGCGGCGGCCGGCAACATCACCGACGGGGATATCCAGACCCACCATGTGTACGAGTCGGCGCTGTGGCTGGCCGAGAACCTCGAGCGGGTGCCGGTGCACGTGATCCCGTGCCTCCAGGGCCGGCTGCCCGAAGGGGCGCCGTCGATGATGTGGTGCTCGATGCTCGGGGGCATCTTCCCGGCGGTGTGGAGCTTCCAGCTGGCCCTGCGCTCCCGCGGCCTCGGCTCGGTGCTCACCACCCTGCACCTCGGGGGGGAGAAGGAAGCGGCCGAGATGCTCGGCGTCCCCGACGACGTGATGCAGGTGGCCCTGCTACCCGTGGCCTACACCAAGGGAACCGAGTTCAAGGTCGCGGCGCGCCCGGCCGTCGAGGGCATCGTGCACTGGGACAGCTGGAGCGCCTGA